One segment of Rosa chinensis cultivar Old Blush chromosome 6, RchiOBHm-V2, whole genome shotgun sequence DNA contains the following:
- the LOC121048825 gene encoding glutamate receptor 3.2-like translates to MMTISRVQPSVLNVETLKRENGTVGCNGNSFIVKYLIDVLEFRPENIKRISSISDYPKAFQNGDIQVAFFVAPHAKVFLACYCKGYMKAGPIYKPSGFAFVFPKGSPLAIDLSKAILDVNEKKQVELLEKQMLSSFNCSPSLNLNDGPIGYEPFSGLFLISGLVCAFALLVTSGRIAGRHLQNMSCIRAILMKTGILRWAFMYLIQSRRKSQKHCSTTSILETCSTRNMSSGGDIVIITHQ, encoded by the exons ATGATGACCATCTCTCGTGTCCAGCCATCTGTGCTCAATGTGGAAACACTTAAGAGAGAAAATGGGACTGTTGGATGTAATGGAAACTCTTTTATAGTAAAGTACTTGATCGATGTTCTAGAGTTCAGACCAGAAAACATCAAGAGAATTTCCTCCATAAGTGACTACCCAAAGGCCTTCCAGAATGGAGATATTCAAGTGGCTTTCTTCGTCGCCCCCCATGCTAAAGTCTTTCTCGCATGTTACTGCAAGGGCTATATGAAAGCAGGTCCTATATACAAGCCTAGCGGCTTTGCATTT GTTTTTCCAAAGGGATCTCCCCTGGCCATTGACCTGTCAAAGGCAATCCTAGATGTAAACGAGAAGAAGCAAGTGGAGCTATTAGAAAAACAAATGCTCTCCTCCTTTAACTGCTCCCCTTCACTCAACTTGAACGATGGTCCAATAGGTTATGAGCCCTTTTCCGGCCTATTTCTAATTTCAGGTTTGGTTTGTGCATTTGCTCTATTGGTTACGAGTGGGCGTATCGCCGGTAGACATCTGCAGAATATGAGCTGCATACGAGCAATACTAATGAAAACAGGAATTCTAAGATGGGCTTTTATGTACTTGATTCAGAGCCGCAGAAAATCTCAAAAGCATTGCTCCACAACCTCCATCCTGGAAACTTGCTCTACAAGGAACATGAGCAGTGGTGGTGATATAGTGATTATCACGCACCAGTAA
- the LOC112174112 gene encoding glutamate receptor 2.5: MSWGLLVFLLLVNSALPNGRGDRCQKTQQHRVARIGAVFDFTSRVGKEQRIAIDLAIQDLLHSSCLTVNLDLRDSQGNSAKSTAAVINLLNVKQVEAIIGTLTKQEAALVSELDNRSQNFTIISLPSTAINPPSASLQLPNFLQAANDIVIHMQCLAALVGHFQWRKVTAIYEQNIDFSSNSGMITLLSDSLKLVNSEIEHHQAFPTLSSLCDPDAFFDEELKKLRCKSNRVFIVTQFSLNTAVFLFEKAKEMGMMGKGYVWIVTDEIASLLDSVDSSIKYDMQGVIGIKTNFIETTHTFTKFKTRFRRLYGLQYPEEEENSSPSIFALRTYDAMHAIALAMKNATSKHLSQEIVSTEFQGLSGMMEFKNGMLSQQPTFQIINVFGRSYSEIAFWSPSFGFSDDMNKHLDMKERTNHNYVQVLGPINWPGGLQAAPKGWSTLVDGERPLKIGIPARGAFNQFVKVTYDQDKNQTHISGFSIDMFEAAVKNLPYQLPYVFVPFNGSYDELVEQVYYKGLDAAVGDIEVIADRYHYVEFSQPYISSGLQMVVTVKPDKLKEKWMFMNAFSKSMWLLMITTHLSENEFRVIGQGWCWLHG, from the exons ATGTCTTGGGGTCTCTTGGTTTTTCTGTTGCTGGTGAATTCAGCCCTGCCCAATGGAAGAGGGGACAGATGTCAAAAAACCCAACAACACAGAGTTGCAAGAATAGGAGCTGTATTTGATTTCACTTCTCGTGTGGGCAAAGAACAGAGAATAGCCATCGATTTGGCTATCCAAGACCTTCTTCACTCAAGCTGCCTTACAGTAAACTTAGACCTCAGAGATTCACAAGGCAATTCAGCTAAATCAACTGCTGCTG tAATCAATCTTCTTAATGTCAAACAAGTTGAAGCCATCATCGGAACACTGACAAAGCAAGAAGCTGCTCTGGTCTCCGAGCTTGACAATCGCAGCCAGAATTTCACCATCATATCGCTTCCTTCCACTGCCATAAATCCACCATCAGCCTCACTTCAACTGCCAAATTTTCTCCAAGCAGCAAATGACATTGTTATCCATATGCAATGCTTGGCAGCCTTAGTTGGTCATTTCCAATGGAGAAAGGTGACTGCAATTTATGAACAAAACATTGACTTTTCCTCCAATTCTGGAATGATAACCCTCCTCTCTGATTCACTTAAATTAGTCAACTCAGAGATTGAACACCACCAAGCTTTCCCAACCCTCTCTTCTCTGTGTGATCCGGATGCCTTTTTTGATGAAGAGCTGAAGAAGTTGAGGTGCAAGAGCAACAGGGTTTTCATAGTTACCCAGTTCTCTTTAAATACAGCTGTTTTTCTCTTTGAAAAGGCAAAGGAAATGGGGATGATGGGCAAAGGCTATGTGTGGATTGTCACAGATGAAATTGCAAGCCTTCTTGACTCTGTTGACTCTTCTATCAAGTACGACATGCAAGGTGTGATTGGTATCAAAACCAACTTCATAGAAACAACCCACACTTTCACCAAGTTCAAAACCAGGTTTCGCAGACTGTATGGACTGCAATaccctgaagaagaagaaaactctAGTCCAAGCATCTTTGCTCTTCGAACATATGACGCAATGCACGCCATTGCTCTAGCCATGAAAAATGCTACCTCAAAACATTTGTCTCAAGAAATTGTGTCCACCGAATTCCAAGGTCTAAGTGGCATGATGGAGTTCAAGAATGGCATGCTATCACAACAACCAACCTTTCAAATCATTAATGTGTTTGGCAGAAGCTACAGCGAGATTGCATTCTGGTCACCAAGCTTCGGTTTCTCAGACGACATGAACAAACACCTCGATATGAAGGAGAGGACTAATCACAATTATGTTCAAGTTTTGGGTCCAATCAACTGGCCAGGTGGCTTACAAGCAGCTCCAAAGGGGTGGAGTACTCTTGTCGATGGAGAGAGACCGTTGAAGATAGGGATTCCGGCGAGGGGTGCCTTCAATCAATTTGTGAAAGTAACGTATGACCAGGACAAGAATCAGACACACATCTCAGGGTTTTCAATTGATATGTTCGAAGCAGCTGTGAAAAACCTGCCTTATCAGTTGCCTTATGTGTTTGTTCCCTTCAATGGCTCATATGATGAATTGGTGGAACAGGTCTACTACAAG GGCTTGGATGCAGCTGTTGGTGATATAGAAGTCATAGCTGACCGGTATCATTATGTTGAGTTCTCACAACCATATATAAGCTCTGGACTTCAGATGGTAGTCACTGTAAAGCCAGATAAGCTGAAGGAAAAATGGATGTTCATGAATGCCTTCAGCAAAAGCATGTGGTTGCTCATGATCACTACACACCTTTCT GAGAACGAGTTCAGAGTAATTGGGCAAGGCTGGTGCTGGCTCCATGGTTAG